In a genomic window of uncultured Sphaerochaeta sp.:
- a CDS encoding biotin transporter BioY encodes MQQKRILLTALFSALVIVGAYIRIPLPPVPITLQTLFVLLAGFLGGTRMAVASTAIYLLLGMVGLPVFTSGGGLGILFGPTGGFLLGLLPASLLAGIAGNMKQKSERSKRYLLLCILTGLAATITVYLVGVPYLKYTRSLSWQTALKVGMLPFLIGDLLKVAAAAHLAKTFHERTEQFMA; translated from the coding sequence ATGCAACAGAAACGAATCCTGCTTACCGCCCTTTTCAGTGCCCTCGTCATCGTCGGAGCATACATCCGAATCCCTCTGCCACCCGTTCCCATCACCCTGCAGACGCTTTTCGTCCTGCTTGCCGGCTTTCTCGGGGGAACAAGAATGGCAGTTGCCAGTACTGCCATCTACCTGCTGCTCGGTATGGTGGGACTGCCGGTCTTTACCAGCGGTGGCGGCCTTGGCATCCTGTTCGGACCCACCGGAGGCTTCTTGCTCGGCTTGTTGCCCGCTTCCCTGCTTGCAGGCATCGCCGGAAACATGAAGCAAAAATCCGAGCGGTCCAAGCGCTATCTCCTGCTATGCATCCTCACAGGATTGGCGGCAACCATCACCGTCTATCTGGTAGGGGTTCCCTACCTCAAATACACCCGTTCGCTCTCCTGGCAAACCGCCCTGAAGGTCGGGATGCTCCCCTTTCTCATCGGGGACCTCCTGAAAGTGGCGGCAGCAGCCCACCTTGCCAAAACCTTTCATGAAAGAACGGAGCAGTTCATGGCCTGA
- the epsC gene encoding serine O-acetyltransferase EpsC, producing MFMRQCKEQQFDASAHVSAFLGTFDRVAGNANFHGLKPLPQMQVIGDISNELLELMFPGRCGRDQAQMSLEEILTLQLNNVCSLLKSQLFLAYRYDKPSLDECDANDLADQTINKLCTILPQLRISLKMDARAAFEGDPAARNLREVILSYPCIKTLTIHRVAHELFLMEVPLIPRMMNEYAHKETGIDIHPGATIGNSFFIDHGTGTVIGETTIIGNNVKLYQGVTLGALSFPKDACGALIRGTKRHPTLEDNVTIYSNATILGDVTIGRNAVIGSNVWIKESVPMDTMVVIQEPEITFRDLRMRRS from the coding sequence ATGTTCATGAGACAGTGCAAAGAACAGCAATTCGATGCGTCAGCCCATGTAAGTGCATTTTTGGGGACCTTCGATCGTGTTGCCGGGAACGCCAACTTCCACGGCCTGAAACCACTTCCCCAGATGCAGGTCATCGGGGATATCTCCAACGAACTCTTGGAACTGATGTTTCCCGGCCGCTGTGGACGCGACCAGGCGCAGATGAGCCTTGAAGAAATACTCACTCTTCAGCTGAACAATGTCTGTTCGCTTCTGAAGAGTCAGCTCTTTCTGGCATATCGTTACGACAAGCCCTCCCTTGACGAGTGTGATGCGAACGACCTGGCAGACCAGACCATCAACAAGCTCTGCACCATCCTCCCGCAGCTGCGCATCAGTCTGAAGATGGATGCGCGCGCAGCATTTGAGGGAGATCCTGCCGCACGAAACCTGCGTGAGGTCATTCTTTCCTACCCCTGCATCAAGACCCTTACCATCCACCGGGTAGCCCATGAGCTCTTTCTCATGGAAGTGCCACTCATCCCCAGGATGATGAACGAGTATGCCCATAAGGAGACAGGAATCGACATCCACCCGGGGGCAACGATCGGAAACTCCTTCTTCATCGACCACGGTACCGGTACGGTCATCGGGGAAACGACGATCATCGGCAACAATGTGAAGCTCTACCAAGGAGTGACGCTCGGCGCCTTGAGTTTCCCAAAGGATGCCTGTGGTGCCCTCATTCGTGGAACCAAGCGTCATCCCACCCTTGAGGACAATGTCACCATCTACTCAAATGCGACGATTCTCGGGGATGTAACCATCGGTCGCAATGCCGTGATCGGATCGAACGTATGGATCAAGGAGTCGGTCCCGATGGATACCATGGTGGTGATCCAGGAACCTGAGATCACATTCCGCGACTTGAGGATGCGCAGGTCCTAG
- a CDS encoding biotin--[acetyl-CoA-carboxylase] ligase, with protein sequence MTSSQHLLHLLAQKQGTYQSGEELARALGISRAAVWKGIETLRDQGHTIEGVQNRGYRLLSLSTLLEKERLESMLGDHEIHLFDSLDSTNRYAKSLASEKPNCKALVVATHQSGGRGRLGRTFHSPRGGLYLSVLLPLTFSVQEAPLVTSIAAVAVARSIGQVCARTCSIKWVNDLYLDGKKVCGILTEGVLGVESGRVSALVVGIGINVSTPMHAFPLELQEVATSLYDGEQAIPADFDAHALVVSIVRGVEELVGQLPDRTFLAEYRERSLVLGKRVVVHQGKEHFPALAVAIDDDAHLAVEDEAGAIHVLSSAEISVRLES encoded by the coding sequence ATGACATCAAGCCAACATCTTTTGCATCTTCTGGCACAGAAGCAGGGCACCTACCAAAGTGGAGAGGAACTTGCCCGAGCCTTGGGCATATCGCGTGCAGCCGTGTGGAAGGGCATCGAGACCCTGCGTGACCAAGGACATACCATTGAAGGAGTCCAGAACCGCGGATATCGCCTGCTCTCCTTGTCCACGCTTTTGGAGAAGGAACGCCTCGAATCGATGCTGGGCGATCATGAGATCCATCTCTTCGACTCGCTGGACTCAACCAATCGCTATGCAAAGAGCTTGGCCTCCGAAAAGCCGAACTGCAAGGCCTTGGTAGTGGCAACGCATCAGAGCGGGGGCAGGGGGAGACTGGGAAGGACCTTCCACAGTCCTCGGGGAGGCTTGTACCTGAGCGTGCTGCTTCCGCTCACGTTCTCCGTCCAGGAGGCTCCGCTTGTCACCAGCATCGCCGCTGTTGCGGTTGCCCGTTCGATCGGGCAGGTTTGTGCGCGCACCTGTTCCATCAAGTGGGTCAATGATCTCTATCTTGATGGCAAAAAAGTGTGCGGCATTTTGACCGAGGGTGTGCTTGGGGTGGAGAGCGGCAGGGTGAGTGCCCTGGTGGTCGGTATCGGCATCAATGTCTCGACTCCAATGCATGCCTTTCCTTTGGAACTGCAGGAAGTGGCAACCTCACTCTACGATGGCGAACAGGCTATTCCTGCCGATTTTGATGCGCACGCTCTGGTTGTATCCATTGTCAGGGGGGTGGAAGAACTGGTCGGACAGCTACCCGATAGAACATTCCTGGCAGAGTACAGGGAGCGTTCCTTGGTGTTGGGAAAGCGTGTTGTGGTTCATCAGGGGAAAGAGCACTTTCCGGCGCTTGCTGTAGCTATTGATGATGATGCTCATCTTGCGGTGGAGGATGAGGCGGGGGCTATTCATGTGCTCAGCTCAGCAGAAATAAGCGTTCGACTTGAAAGCTGA
- the argS gene encoding arginine--tRNA ligase has translation MLKAVRETWKTLIEEQLALYAKSVLAVDAALPPLAVQTPPKPELGDLAFPLFAYANTLRTSPPLLAQELKTRIEALPHRPAGELLVAGPYLNVRIDMADIATALQQKIAQDGEHYGTNSSMEGKRVTIEFSCPNTNKPLHLGHMRNDSLGESVAALLKANGATVRKVNLINNRGVHICKSMLAYQKFGNGETPQSSNIKGDHLVGKYYVKFAQWAKEDPSAEEQAQQMLVKWEQGDEETIALWKLMNGWTLDGLAESYGKMGISFDAYYYESETYKFGKDEILKGLEDGVFYREADGSVWVDLESIKLDKKVLLRKDGTSLYMTQDVGTAIMRHKDWPFDSLIYVVASEQQYHFRVLFHVLGLLGYRWAKDLHHLSYGMVNLPEGKMKSREGTVVDADELVDTLTELARNEIREKEREALVDDVDKTSHSIALGALNYYLLQVTPTKDMIFNPAESISFNGNTGPYLQYMGARISSMLRKFESDHQHLHETAFDSSLLSLSDERELIKQIALYPEVVEKAGAEYDPSLLCSYLYEVSKLFSRWYHDNQVLKASTPELVRARIELSRMVLQVLMNAFNLIGVPFLASM, from the coding sequence ATGCTGAAAGCGGTACGTGAGACGTGGAAGACCTTGATCGAGGAGCAGTTGGCTCTCTATGCGAAATCGGTATTGGCAGTGGATGCTGCACTCCCTCCCTTGGCGGTGCAGACCCCTCCCAAGCCGGAGTTGGGAGACCTTGCTTTCCCGCTTTTTGCCTATGCAAATACGCTGAGAACATCCCCACCGCTTCTTGCCCAGGAACTGAAAACCCGTATTGAGGCTCTCCCGCATCGTCCGGCAGGCGAACTTCTGGTTGCCGGCCCCTACCTGAATGTCCGCATCGACATGGCCGATATCGCCACCGCCTTGCAACAGAAGATTGCCCAGGATGGGGAGCATTACGGGACCAACTCCAGCATGGAAGGCAAGCGGGTGACCATCGAGTTCAGCTGCCCGAATACCAACAAACCCCTGCATCTGGGGCATATGCGCAATGACAGTCTCGGCGAGAGTGTTGCGGCACTGCTGAAAGCGAACGGTGCCACGGTGCGCAAGGTCAATCTGATCAACAACCGTGGGGTGCACATCTGCAAGTCCATGCTTGCCTACCAGAAGTTCGGAAACGGGGAGACCCCCCAGTCCAGCAACATCAAGGGTGACCACCTGGTGGGCAAATACTATGTGAAGTTTGCCCAGTGGGCAAAGGAAGACCCTTCTGCCGAGGAGCAGGCCCAGCAGATGCTGGTGAAGTGGGAGCAGGGTGATGAGGAGACCATTGCCCTGTGGAAGCTGATGAACGGCTGGACGTTGGACGGACTTGCCGAGAGCTATGGGAAGATGGGCATCAGTTTTGATGCCTACTACTACGAGTCGGAAACCTACAAGTTCGGAAAGGATGAGATTCTCAAGGGCTTGGAGGACGGGGTGTTCTATCGGGAAGCTGACGGCTCCGTATGGGTGGATCTTGAGTCCATCAAGCTCGACAAGAAGGTGCTGCTGCGCAAGGATGGAACCAGCCTGTACATGACACAGGACGTGGGTACTGCCATCATGCGTCACAAGGACTGGCCGTTTGATTCACTTATCTATGTGGTTGCGAGCGAGCAGCAGTACCACTTCAGGGTGCTCTTCCATGTGCTTGGCCTGCTTGGCTACCGTTGGGCAAAGGACCTGCACCACCTCTCCTACGGGATGGTGAATCTTCCTGAGGGGAAGATGAAGAGCCGCGAGGGTACGGTGGTCGATGCCGATGAGCTGGTGGATACCCTTACCGAGCTTGCCCGCAACGAGATTCGCGAAAAGGAACGGGAAGCGCTGGTCGATGATGTGGACAAGACGAGTCACAGCATCGCACTCGGAGCGCTGAACTACTACCTCCTGCAGGTCACTCCTACCAAGGATATGATCTTCAATCCTGCCGAGTCGATCTCGTTCAACGGCAACACCGGCCCCTACCTGCAGTACATGGGGGCTCGCATCTCCAGCATGCTTCGCAAGTTTGAGTCAGATCACCAGCATCTCCATGAGACCGCATTCGACAGCAGCTTGCTCTCTCTCAGTGATGAGCGTGAGCTGATCAAGCAGATCGCCCTCTATCCTGAGGTGGTTGAGAAGGCTGGAGCCGAATACGATCCTTCGCTGCTTTGTTCCTACCTGTATGAGGTGAGCAAGCTGTTCAGCCGCTGGTACCACGATAATCAGGTACTCAAGGCTTCCACCCCAGAGCTGGTGCGCGCCCGCATAGAACTGTCTAGGATGGTCCTGCAGGTGCTGATGAATGCCTTCAATCTCATCGGGGTGCCCTTCCTCGCTTCTATGTGA